Proteins co-encoded in one Flavobacterium fluviale genomic window:
- a CDS encoding ThuA domain-containing protein, producing MLLFNKNALSICKRIILLFVLIISFFSFSQSKKENPKFKVIAFYTAKNDQAHISFVHEANKYFPKLAAENHFQYDSTSNWENLNAKFLAKYNVVLFLDTRPEKKEQREALQKYMENGGGFIGFHFSAFALNDSSYNQDWDWYHNTFLGSGEYGSNTWKPTSAVLRIENQHPVTKNLPKTFTSAPNEWYRWSKDLTKNPDIEILVAIDESSFPLGTGPKAHEIWHSGYYPVVWTNKKYKMLYVNMGHNDIDYEGGTNKTLSYTFENKTQSQLILNALLWLGNSKK from the coding sequence ATGTTGCTTTTCAATAAGAATGCTCTGAGTATTTGTAAAAGAATTATTTTACTTTTTGTTTTAATAATTTCTTTCTTTAGTTTTTCTCAAAGCAAAAAAGAAAATCCAAAATTTAAAGTAATTGCTTTTTACACCGCAAAAAATGATCAGGCGCATATTAGTTTTGTACACGAAGCCAATAAGTATTTTCCAAAATTAGCGGCAGAAAATCATTTTCAATATGATTCAACCAGCAATTGGGAAAATCTGAATGCTAAGTTTTTGGCGAAATATAACGTGGTTTTGTTCTTAGACACGCGTCCGGAAAAGAAAGAACAACGCGAAGCTTTGCAAAAATACATGGAAAATGGCGGCGGTTTCATCGGATTTCATTTTTCGGCATTTGCTTTAAATGATTCCAGTTATAATCAGGATTGGGATTGGTATCATAATACTTTTTTAGGATCTGGCGAATACGGAAGCAATACTTGGAAACCAACTTCGGCAGTACTTAGAATTGAGAATCAGCATCCTGTTACCAAAAATCTGCCAAAGACTTTTACATCCGCTCCAAACGAATGGTATCGATGGTCTAAAGATTTGACGAAAAATCCAGACATCGAGATTTTAGTCGCAATTGATGAATCCAGCTTTCCATTAGGCACTGGTCCAAAAGCGCACGAAATTTGGCATAGCGGTTATTATCCAGTTGTTTGGACGAATAAAAAATATAAAATGCTGTATGTAAATATGGGTCACAATGATATTGATTATGAAGGAGGTACAAACAAAACCTTATCGTACACTTTTGAAAATAAAACACAAAGCCAGTTAATCTTGAATGCATTGCTTTGGCTTGGAAATTCAAAAAAATAA
- a CDS encoding DUF1398 domain-containing protein, whose translation MFTIEQIKEAHAKVKTGADFPNYIQDLIILGVKGYDTYVHDGSVVYYGLNNYTAEAEEKYPEIKVADFPNKELFIEFLVKHQHGETDYMTFCKHCAQCGIAKWRVDIIEMTCTYFDKAENEILIEKIPS comes from the coding sequence ATGTTTACAATTGAACAAATAAAAGAAGCTCATGCAAAAGTGAAAACTGGAGCTGATTTTCCAAATTATATACAAGATTTAATCATTTTAGGCGTAAAAGGATACGACACCTACGTACACGACGGAAGCGTTGTTTATTATGGATTAAATAATTACACGGCCGAAGCCGAGGAAAAATATCCCGAAATAAAAGTGGCTGATTTTCCCAACAAAGAACTTTTTATTGAATTCTTAGTAAAACATCAGCATGGTGAAACAGATTATATGACATTTTGTAAACATTGTGCACAATGCGGTATTGCAAAATGGCGTGTCGATATTATCGAAATGACTTGCACTTATTTTGATAAAGCTGAAAATGAGATTTTAATTGAAAAGATTCCTAGTTAA
- a CDS encoding alpha/beta fold hydrolase yields MKTLKLLILLLPVFCLAQEQKIKQLDINLSNYEYPFPVQFLELSNQRQALKMAYMDIKPNNYNNKNIVLLHGKNFNGAYWETTIKALTKEGFRVIVPDQIGFGKSTKPDNFQYTFQQLAQNTKKLLDHLGIEKTTILGHSMGGMLASRFALMYPETTEKLVLENPIGLEDWKLVVPYKPADWWYESELKQNYEAIKKYQMANYYDGKWNADYQKWAELGAGWTTAPNYDRVAWNSALLYDMIFTQPVLYEFKNIKSPTLLIIGTRDKTALGKPLVAEEIQKTMGNYAELGKKTQQAIPNSKLVEVANTGHLPHIESFDSFIKPLIVFLKQ; encoded by the coding sequence ATGAAAACTTTAAAACTCCTTATACTTTTACTTCCTGTTTTTTGTTTAGCACAAGAACAGAAAATCAAGCAATTAGATATTAATTTATCCAATTATGAATATCCGTTTCCTGTCCAATTTTTAGAATTAAGCAATCAGCGTCAAGCACTTAAAATGGCTTATATGGATATTAAACCAAATAATTACAACAACAAAAATATTGTACTGCTTCACGGAAAAAATTTCAATGGAGCTTATTGGGAAACAACCATAAAAGCATTGACAAAAGAAGGTTTTAGAGTGATTGTACCCGACCAGATTGGTTTTGGAAAATCGACAAAACCTGATAATTTTCAATATACTTTTCAGCAGTTAGCTCAAAATACCAAAAAACTTTTAGATCATTTAGGAATTGAAAAAACAACCATCTTAGGTCATTCTATGGGCGGAATGCTGGCATCGCGTTTTGCGTTAATGTATCCTGAAACTACAGAAAAACTAGTTTTGGAAAATCCAATTGGTTTAGAAGACTGGAAATTGGTCGTGCCATATAAACCTGCAGATTGGTGGTACGAGTCTGAATTGAAACAAAATTATGAAGCCATTAAAAAATATCAAATGGCTAATTATTATGATGGAAAGTGGAATGCAGATTACCAGAAATGGGCAGAACTGGGCGCAGGATGGACAACAGCTCCAAATTATGACCGCGTGGCGTGGAATTCAGCACTTTTATACGATATGATTTTTACACAGCCTGTTTTATATGAATTTAAAAATATCAAAAGTCCGACGCTTTTAATCATTGGAACAAGAGATAAAACTGCTTTAGGAAAACCTTTGGTTGCCGAAGAAATCCAAAAAACAATGGGAAATTATGCTGAATTGGGTAAAAAAACGCAGCAAGCAATTCCGAACTCAAAATTGGTTGAAGTCGCAAATACAGGACATTTACCACATATCGAATCTTTTGATTCATTTATAAAACCATTAATCGTATTTTTGAAACAATAA
- a CDS encoding maleylpyruvate isomerase N-terminal domain-containing protein: MKSSKTIPIQTLHLFPILDNLLIDLLKSLTEEEWNAKTVAKKWTVKDIASHLLDGNLRALSISRDHYFGDKTENINSYQDLVDFLNQLNMTWTNATKRLSPNVLINLLETTGKEYFEHLQTLNPHDNAVFSVAWAGEETSLNWFHIAREYTEKFLHQEQIRDAVGKQALMTKELFHPFIETFVQALPHTFRNTDAPENTIVSLIIITEIGGQWNIIKREKQWEFIDSFEEKPASIVKIDPQDAWLLFSKGMTPFEALQKVEIIGDQNLGQIALNIIAVMA; the protein is encoded by the coding sequence ATGAAATCTTCCAAAACCATTCCTATTCAAACTTTACACCTCTTCCCTATTTTAGACAATTTATTAATTGACCTCTTAAAATCGTTAACGGAAGAAGAATGGAATGCCAAAACAGTAGCGAAAAAATGGACTGTAAAAGATATTGCATCGCATTTACTGGACGGAAATCTAAGGGCATTGTCGATTTCTAGAGATCATTATTTTGGAGATAAAACAGAAAATATTAATTCGTACCAAGATTTGGTTGATTTTCTAAATCAGCTGAATATGACTTGGACGAATGCTACTAAAAGATTAAGTCCCAACGTGCTCATTAATCTATTAGAAACAACGGGCAAAGAATATTTTGAACATTTACAAACATTAAATCCTCATGATAATGCTGTTTTTTCAGTTGCCTGGGCTGGCGAAGAAACTTCTCTAAACTGGTTTCATATTGCACGGGAATACACAGAAAAATTTCTTCATCAAGAGCAAATTAGAGATGCTGTCGGAAAACAGGCTTTAATGACCAAAGAATTATTCCATCCGTTTATTGAAACTTTTGTTCAAGCTTTACCACATACTTTCAGAAATACTGACGCGCCGGAAAATACAATTGTAAGTTTAATTATCATTACTGAAATTGGCGGACAATGGAATATTATTAAAAGAGAAAAACAGTGGGAATTCATTGATTCGTTTGAAGAAAAACCAGCTTCAATCGTAAAAATTGATCCACAAGATGCCTGGCTTCTATTTTCTAAAGGAATGACTCCGTTTGAAGCGTTACAAAAAGTAGAAATTATAGGAGACCAAAATCTTGGTCAAATCGCGCTCAACATTATTGCTGTAATGGCTTAA
- a CDS encoding acyl-CoA thioesterase, with translation MASFTKEISFRWSDLDPNFHVRHSAYYDFGAQHRIEILEELGLTLRVMQTQGFGPVLFREECVFRKELKLSDKIFIHTKTSKMKADASRWSIIHEFRREDDTLCATITVDGAWMDTKLRKLASPTPEIAIQALSIFPKSDDFVGL, from the coding sequence ATGGCTTCATTTACTAAAGAAATTTCTTTTCGCTGGTCAGATCTTGACCCAAATTTTCATGTTCGTCATAGTGCTTATTACGATTTTGGCGCACAACATCGTATAGAAATCCTTGAGGAACTTGGTTTAACTTTAAGAGTTATGCAGACACAAGGCTTTGGTCCTGTTTTATTTAGGGAAGAATGTGTTTTTAGAAAAGAACTAAAACTTTCTGACAAAATATTCATCCATACCAAAACTTCAAAAATGAAAGCCGATGCTTCGCGCTGGTCAATTATTCACGAATTTAGAAGAGAAGACGACACTCTTTGCGCTACAATTACTGTCGACGGTGCTTGGATGGACACAAAATTGCGAAAATTAGCATCTCCAACCCCAGAAATTGCAATTCAGGCATTGAGTATTTTTCCAAAAAGCGATGATTTTGTTGGATTGTAA
- a CDS encoding nuclease-related domain-containing protein — translation MELVTNHIDEFNSLNEIIDFQKNYHFKKEKIISDHNILINEEKEFLTNEVSEFDILTSQKIIDLKKELRQKLDYLNQQIEELSEKKTKIIAVIEEYYLNLIIHIKFWFVQILFEFRIILFKYQSKKLLSKKKKRLDYISENFQDAVNESSFEDLQKFEVKNEIIKKLNNTIYGAFGEQKVENELKKLSDDYILINDFSYTFQNPIKHDGDYIKTIQIDHLLITRSGVFLIETKNWSNSSINNLDLRSPVQQVLRTNYALFRLLSEKVSKSNWGFSKQNWGNRKIPIKNIIVFTNVIPHEQFQYTKILGLKELLPYIRYFSPVFTQTEVQIITDSLLQLSQQKKISSKLVL, via the coding sequence TTGGAATTAGTCACAAACCATATTGATGAATTTAATTCTTTAAATGAGATAATCGATTTCCAAAAGAATTATCATTTCAAAAAAGAAAAAATTATTTCCGATCATAACATACTCATAAACGAAGAAAAAGAATTTCTCACAAATGAAGTTTCTGAGTTTGATATTCTAACATCTCAAAAAATAATTGATTTAAAAAAAGAATTAAGACAAAAACTTGATTACTTAAATCAACAAATTGAAGAACTTTCAGAAAAAAAAACTAAAATTATTGCGGTTATAGAAGAATATTATTTGAACCTGATAATTCATATCAAATTTTGGTTCGTACAAATCTTATTTGAATTTCGTATTATTCTTTTTAAATATCAGTCCAAAAAATTACTTTCGAAAAAGAAAAAACGTCTTGACTATATTTCTGAAAATTTTCAAGATGCTGTAAATGAAAGTAGTTTTGAAGATTTGCAGAAATTTGAAGTAAAAAATGAAATCATAAAAAAACTAAACAATACAATTTATGGTGCATTTGGTGAACAAAAAGTAGAAAATGAACTAAAAAAACTGTCTGACGATTATATCTTGATAAATGATTTTAGTTACACGTTTCAAAACCCCATAAAACACGATGGAGATTATATTAAAACCATTCAAATCGACCATCTTTTGATTACTCGTTCAGGTGTTTTTTTAATTGAAACAAAAAATTGGAGTAACAGTTCTATAAATAATTTAGATTTACGATCTCCCGTTCAGCAAGTTCTTAGAACTAATTATGCTTTGTTCAGATTGCTATCTGAAAAAGTAAGTAAATCAAATTGGGGGTTTAGCAAACAAAATTGGGGTAACAGAAAAATCCCGATCAAAAATATCATTGTTTTTACTAATGTTATACCTCACGAACAGTTTCAGTATACAAAAATTTTAGGTTTAAAAGAATTACTGCCTTACATTAGATATTTTAGTCCCGTTTTTACACAAACCGAGGTACAGATAATTACAGATTCTTTACTTCAACTTTCACAGCAGAAAAAAATCTCATCTAAACTTGTTCTCTAA
- a CDS encoding SRPBCC family protein: MTSDILSTTPDCEIVTVRILNFPQELVFKAWSTPQHLKNWWGPKGFTNTFNEFNFCEGGKWNFIMHGPEAGNYANECEFIKIDKPNLIAWKRHSKPLFQILTTFEAITENQTKVVFKMLFETKEECQKLKPYVVDKNEENFDKLEVELSKMKY, from the coding sequence ATGACTTCAGATATTCTTTCGACAACTCCAGATTGCGAAATTGTTACTGTTCGAATTTTAAATTTCCCACAAGAACTGGTTTTTAAAGCTTGGAGTACTCCCCAACATTTGAAAAATTGGTGGGGACCAAAAGGTTTTACAAATACTTTTAATGAATTTAATTTTTGTGAAGGCGGTAAATGGAATTTCATTATGCACGGTCCCGAAGCGGGAAATTATGCCAACGAATGCGAATTCATAAAAATAGACAAACCTAATCTTATCGCTTGGAAACGTCATTCGAAACCGCTTTTTCAAATCTTAACCACTTTTGAAGCAATTACAGAAAATCAAACAAAAGTCGTCTTTAAAATGCTTTTTGAAACCAAGGAAGAATGCCAAAAACTCAAACCGTATGTTGTCGATAAAAACGAAGAGAACTTTGATAAATTGGAAGTTGAACTTTCTAAAATGAAATATTAA
- a CDS encoding cation:proton antiporter domain-containing protein, whose translation MCNLFNCRTSARFWSNCSSYFWAGNCTFSKKIFPESLKNSSRSLWDIIIFLLNGLIFILIGLNFRYVLKDIDNDMILPYIGYAFIITIVALLIRFVRIFLQKINLQKAFQKNRGGRRKVSEDALLDFNNSIILGWSGMRGIVSLAIAIGLPRFLENGSPFPERNAIIFISVAVVLFTLIGQGLTLPWIVKKLNDAKESES comes from the coding sequence ATTTGTAACTTATTTAATTGCAGAACATCTGCACGTTTCTGGAGTAATTGCAGTAGTTATTTCTGGGCTGGCAATTGCACTTTTAGTAAAAAAATATTTCCAGAAAGCTTAAAAAACAGTTCGCGCAGTCTCTGGGATATTATCATCTTTTTATTAAATGGTTTAATCTTTATCCTTATCGGACTTAATTTTAGATATGTATTAAAAGATATAGATAACGATATGATACTACCTTACATTGGCTACGCATTCATTATCACTATAGTCGCGCTGTTAATCAGATTTGTTAGAATATTTCTGCAAAAGATTAATCTTCAAAAAGCATTTCAAAAAAACCGTGGAGGCAGAAGAAAAGTCAGCGAAGATGCCCTTCTCGATTTTAATAACAGTATAATTTTAGGCTGGTCAGGAATGCGCGGTATTGTATCTCTTGCCATTGCAATTGGATTACCAAGGTTTCTTGAAAATGGGAGTCCGTTTCCAGAACGAAATGCTATTATCTTTATTTCTGTCGCCGTTGTCCTTTTTACACTTATCGGACAAGGGCTTACTTTGCCTTGGATCGTAAAAAAACTGAATGATGCAAAAGAATCTGAATCTTAA
- a CDS encoding cation:proton antiporter: MENYSIIIFILAIVIGLSAFAEKAKLPYPILLVIVGIAIGFIPTMAEIEINPEIIFLLFLPPLLYDASFNISPKDFKTNINTIGTLAITLVFLTTFWIAVVAHYMIPNITWPLAFVIGAILSATDAVAAVSITKGLGISHKTITILEGESLINDASALVAYRFAVAAVMGSAFIIWEATLQFILLLGGGFLVGFVMAKILSFILSKVKKNANVTISFMLLMPFVTYLIAEHLHVSGVIAVVISGLAIALLVKKYFQKA, encoded by the coding sequence ATGGAAAATTACAGCATCATTATATTTATACTTGCCATTGTCATAGGATTATCTGCCTTTGCTGAAAAAGCAAAATTACCCTACCCTATTCTCCTTGTAATTGTTGGAATTGCAATTGGTTTTATTCCAACAATGGCAGAAATCGAAATTAATCCTGAAATTATTTTTCTACTGTTTCTGCCGCCTTTATTGTATGATGCTTCTTTTAATATTTCTCCAAAAGATTTTAAAACTAATATTAATACAATAGGAACTTTAGCCATTACTTTGGTTTTCCTTACCACCTTTTGGATTGCCGTTGTAGCGCATTATATGATTCCTAATATTACCTGGCCGCTTGCATTTGTAATTGGAGCCATTCTTTCTGCAACCGATGCTGTAGCTGCCGTAAGCATTACCAAAGGACTCGGAATATCTCATAAAACCATCACTATTCTTGAAGGCGAAAGCCTTATAAACGATGCTTCGGCACTAGTAGCCTATCGATTTGCGGTTGCGGCAGTTATGGGATCTGCATTTATTATCTGGGAGGCAACATTACAATTTATTCTATTGCTGGGAGGTGGTTTTTTGGTTGGTTTTGTAATGGCAAAAATTCTATCGTTCATCTTGAGTAAAGTCAAAAAAAATGCAAATGTTACCATTAGTTTTATGCTTTTAATGCCATTTGTAACTTATTTAATTGCAGAACATCTGCACGTTTCTGGAGTAATTGCAGTAGTTATTTCTGGGCTGGCAATTGCACTTTTAGTAAAAAAATATTTCCAGAAAGCTTAA
- a CDS encoding TlpA family protein disulfide reductase, with protein sequence MRIIRFILAVLIPVIATAQKKNNDIQITGKITGKIPDIIEYTLPINGIDYFGFTNSVQIDPLGNFKININLEKTSFIDLANQYKSYGTIIAEPGMQYTININTEVSGNSFSVESKNKKGQELYNQIVNRSMIAGGHFETETKDYRKDSLAFEVKQKVEQRRISEIGGFEKLLQNKIISKSFFDLVKTDRDYFHKGILGSVAFINYLSSKQNKNSLPAAEYKKLWEEIFKSNPVTNPALLSSPWFYFYTENYLRYNELILDSTDTAALSEFHKKGLIHTHNINYAKKNLSGLQLEYYFAAYLYYETMNKNYEKELIALFEQFKKEYPQSSYTTFIEPLIIPIITFHARQKEPLNPKIQFIDNNSSVNTVKEVLKSLNKKQFYVDIWATWCGPCKSEFKENPKLYSLLASKEITMVYISIDKENRDKQWQEMIHFYNLEGYHIRANEKLYADLLKLYGSQSFGIPWHFLADNDGDIKQKHVSGPSEIENLEKQLNRN encoded by the coding sequence ATGAGGATAATTCGATTTATTTTAGCAGTTTTAATTCCAGTAATTGCAACAGCGCAGAAGAAAAATAATGATATCCAAATCACTGGAAAAATCACTGGAAAAATTCCTGACATAATTGAATACACTTTGCCCATCAACGGCATTGACTACTTTGGTTTCACAAATTCTGTACAAATAGATCCACTGGGGAATTTTAAAATCAACATTAATTTAGAAAAAACCTCATTTATAGATTTAGCTAATCAATATAAATCGTACGGAACTATAATTGCCGAGCCTGGAATGCAGTATACGATCAATATTAATACTGAAGTTTCTGGTAATAGTTTTAGTGTAGAATCCAAAAATAAAAAAGGACAGGAATTATACAACCAAATTGTCAATCGAAGTATGATCGCTGGAGGACATTTTGAAACGGAAACGAAAGATTATAGAAAAGACAGCCTCGCCTTTGAAGTAAAACAAAAAGTGGAACAGCGCAGAATCTCTGAAATTGGAGGTTTTGAAAAATTGTTACAAAATAAAATCATTTCAAAGAGTTTTTTCGATCTTGTTAAAACCGACAGAGATTATTTTCATAAAGGTATTCTCGGCAGTGTGGCTTTCATAAACTACTTATCTTCAAAACAAAACAAAAATTCACTTCCTGCTGCTGAATATAAAAAGCTTTGGGAAGAAATTTTTAAATCGAACCCTGTTACAAATCCTGCTCTTTTAAGTTCTCCTTGGTTTTATTTCTATACCGAAAATTATCTGCGCTATAACGAGCTTATTTTAGATTCTACAGACACTGCCGCTCTAAGTGAGTTCCACAAAAAAGGACTTATTCACACCCATAATATTAATTATGCAAAAAAAAATCTATCTGGACTCCAGTTAGAATATTACTTTGCCGCATACCTTTATTATGAAACGATGAATAAAAATTACGAAAAAGAATTGATCGCCCTTTTTGAACAATTCAAAAAAGAATATCCTCAGAGTTCCTATACTACTTTTATAGAACCTCTTATTATTCCCATTATAACTTTTCATGCCAGACAAAAAGAGCCTTTAAATCCAAAAATCCAGTTTATCGATAATAATTCTTCAGTTAATACGGTTAAGGAAGTTTTAAAAAGTTTAAATAAAAAACAGTTCTATGTCGATATTTGGGCAACTTGGTGCGGGCCTTGCAAGTCTGAATTTAAAGAGAATCCGAAATTATATTCTTTATTAGCTTCTAAAGAAATCACAATGGTTTATATCTCTATTGACAAGGAAAACAGAGATAAACAATGGCAGGAAATGATTCATTTTTACAATTTAGAAGGTTATCATATTAGAGCAAATGAAAAATTATATGCCGATTTACTGAAACTTTACGGCAGTCAATCTTTTGGAATTCCGTGGCATTTTTTAGCTGACAATGACGGAGATATTAAACAAAAACATGTCAGCGGTCCGTCTGAAATTGAAAATTTAGAAAAACAATTAAACAGAAACTAA